A genome region from Brassica napus cultivar Da-Ae unplaced genomic scaffold, Da-Ae ScsIHWf_399;HRSCAF=622, whole genome shotgun sequence includes the following:
- the LOC125603796 gene encoding uncharacterized protein LOC125603796, with product MLRGMFEPSDYPALNLAGDNYLEWIKNTRVALSSRGLENCLIEYLNTGILESEMHRAITIIRYHLTEDLRDLYLHVEDPCALWLQLRQRFKPVLLKKANDQWETIRFTDFKSVDEYNSALMDICGEIITNEDLIYKTYSTFHPEDVQLINKAKKFNIYEDLLSYLLASEQRKQKIILVTIDKADKLLKRIRDLRERASGLMN from the coding sequence ATGTTGAGAGGAATGTTTGAACCATCAGATTACCCAGCCTTAAATCTcgctggagataattacctagAGTGGATAAAGAACACTCGTGTTGCCCTAAGTTCCAGAGGACTTGAAAATTGCCTCATTGAGTACCTTAATACTGGTATCCTTGAAAGTGAAATGCATAGAGCTATAACGATTATTcgttatcatctcactgaggatctAAGAGACCTATACCTCCATGTTGAGGATCCTTGTGCCCTTTGGCTACAGTTAAGGCAAAGGTTCAAACCAGTATTACTGAAAAAGGCTAACGATCAATGGGAAACCATCAGATTCACGGATTTCAAATCCGTGGATGAGTATAACTCTGCCCTGATGGATATATGTGGtgaaataataacaaatgagGACTTAATATATAAGACCTACTCCACCTTCCATCCAGAGGATGTGCAGCTGATTAACAAGGCTAAGAAATTCAACATCTATGAGGATCTCTTGTCATATCTTTTGGCTTCCGAACAGAGAAAACAGAAAATCATTCTTGTCACCATCGACAAAGCTGATAAGCTTTTGAAAAGAATCCGTGACCTAAGAGAACGAGCTTCTGGCCTCATGAATTAA